The following are encoded in a window of Pseudomonas sp. JQ170C genomic DNA:
- a CDS encoding carbonic anhydrase, with protein sequence MPVKDPSKAVPEVPAESADAALKHIVDGFLRFHHDVFPEQQELFKKLATAQTPRAMFITCADSRIVPELITQSSPGDLFVTRNVGNVVPPYGQMNGGVSTAIEYAVLALGVHHIIICGHSDCGAMRAVLNPNSLEKMPTVKAWLRHAEVARTVVEDNCSCGSEHESMQVLTKENVIAQLHHLRTHPSVASRLAAGQLYIHGWIYDIETSQIEAYDAGSDSFLPLAAGQPIPCATPRGRY encoded by the coding sequence ATGCCCGTAAAGGACCCATCCAAGGCTGTCCCGGAAGTTCCTGCCGAGAGTGCCGATGCCGCCCTGAAGCATATCGTCGACGGCTTTCTGCGGTTTCACCATGACGTCTTCCCTGAACAGCAGGAGCTGTTCAAGAAGCTCGCCACCGCGCAGACGCCCCGTGCGATGTTCATCACCTGTGCCGACTCACGCATCGTGCCTGAGCTGATCACCCAGAGCTCGCCGGGCGATCTGTTCGTCACGCGTAACGTCGGTAACGTCGTGCCGCCCTACGGGCAGATGAACGGCGGCGTCTCCACCGCCATCGAATATGCCGTCCTGGCACTGGGCGTACACCACATCATCATCTGCGGTCACTCCGACTGCGGCGCCATGCGCGCGGTGCTCAACCCCAATAGCCTGGAGAAGATGCCGACGGTCAAAGCCTGGTTGCGCCATGCCGAAGTGGCTCGCACCGTGGTTGAAGACAATTGCTCATGCGGCAGCGAGCACGAAAGCATGCAGGTGCTGACCAAGGAAAACGTCATCGCCCAGCTGCACCACCTGCGCACCCACCCTTCCGTCGCCTCGCGCCTGGCGGCTGGCCAGTTGTATATCCATGGCTGGATCTATGACATCGAAACCAGCCAGATCGAAGCGTACGACGCCGGCAGCGACAGCTTCCTGCCCCTGGCCGCAGGCCAGCCAATTCCCTGCGCAACACCCAGAGGCCGCTACTAA